From the Glycine max cultivar Williams 82 chromosome 11, Glycine_max_v4.0, whole genome shotgun sequence genome, the window AAATCATCAAGAAAGTAGTCGTAGTGAGGCTCATACTTTTGTCCAACTTCATAGTGCAGAACTTGAAGTCCTTCACCATGCTCTGCATATTGAGACAGTTTATGTAATGCTTTATGAAGtagataatgaaaaatattctaCTATCCTAAAATCAAAGACCAGAAAGCCAGATGGCAAAGGCAACAGAAATTATTCCATTAAAgacacatgcataacatcatcAACTACTCAAAACTTCTCAATCACAGACAAAATGTTCACCAGAGAAAAGAGATTGTATGTCACACAAATAGAACAGTTAGATACTGTCATCGACTTAAAACCCATAGGTGAAgcagataaaagaaagaaagaaccaGCAACAAATCtttgtttattaataatattttaagtttgtAGAAACAAGATAAGAGGTGCAAAATACTTACCAACAGGAATAAAACTATAGTGAGCAATTCTTTTCTCAATATCCCTGACAATCTTATCCCGACCTCTGGCCAGAAAAGTTCCAGAGCTTGTACGTACTCTAAATGTTAAAGATTGGAATACATCAAGATAAGATTTACCATTTTGGCAGTTTAAATAACGCAAAACAAATCATTACCAATACCAAAAGACTAGAGAAAACCTGCTGTCTTTACTCTTTCCGGTTTCGCTATCAACAACTGATGACTTATGCATATTTGGCTTTGCTATGTCAATTAGATACTCGCATTCCTCCTTCGTCTAAGCAGATCATTTAGATACACTTTAGTATTTGCAAGGTAGAGACATTATAATAAATCctagtattaaattattaaagctCCAGAAGAATACGAAGCTTAACCAAGATTTACACATAATGTCATCACATCTCGCTAAAGTCACATTCAAACATTGAAATACACCATTTGAACATTGTGCTAAGCATAATTCAGCTAAGGAAAACTCAGAAAATTATAATGATATCGTAACCTTCAAAATACAAAGATACTGAAAGAAAGTCAACTCATAATCAAGAACTATAAGGAGTTAAAACACCATGAACTTCTGTATCAAGATGAAATCTTAGCACTAAACCCCTATTTCCATTCCTCTTCATGCACAATCGTCTTAAATCTTACCCCAGTTGTCCTTGATCCTTAACATAAGATCCAGCGATATTACCAAACACTTCATACTTTCACAAATTTTTAGTAAGTCGGCAAAACTCCACGTTAGGATGCGATTCCCTTTTAATTTCCCAACATTTTCATAACCCACGAGCTTCGATAAAAGTTGAGAACAGAAATCACACAATCACATAACCACAAAAACCGAGGAAAAATAGTGAATCAAATTTGCAGGCGCGAAGAAGCAATTGCTATAACGCGAAACTAACCAGAAAATTGTGATAGACAAAGGCTCTCGGCTCCCACGACACTACTTCAACCCACTGCTCTCCCCTCACGTCGTCATCGTCGGAactgaacaaaagagaaaacATAAGAAAGCCGAATTAAGCAATAAATAACAGAATAAAATGTATTATGAGGGAGGTGAGGTACGTGTGGATTGTGTTGCGAGCAATGGATGCGAGATCGTTAGGTTTGGGCAAATTTCCACGCGAGGAGCTAGGAATGGAGAGGATGCCGAGAGCCAGGAGAATTAGAACGAGGAAGGTGAAGACCAGGAACAGAGTCAGAATCAGCGTGGAAGACGACGATGACTTGCGAGGTGGAAGACGAGAGTACCTTGGTTTCGCCATTGTTTTGAGCTCAGATCGACGAGATCTGAAATTATTCGATGAGACGtagatttgattttgattttgaactgttattgttattttgattttgaactgttattgttattatgtCAAAAGTCAATGATGGTATATGTGTGACCATTGAGAAAGGGTTAGAGTCCTAAAAATGGGTTCCGGTCCATGGGCTAACCCGATTCACTGTGTGTTAGAGATGGGTcgagtttaatttaaaaaaaaaaaaataggtattgGTAATTTTTCAATCCGCCCCACTTAACCCGTGGGTTAGGTGGGTTCAATCCCGTGGATTGATGGATCAGTTCGTAAACCcaccaaatttaaataatatattattttattttattattattataaatttataattgttaaaaaattaaatttttattttgtaactaGCAACCCAAGTGACAATTCCCATTAAGGCCAAACAATAATAAAGCCCAATTGAATTATCAATTTGTTAATGGTCCACAACACAATTATGCCTacaccttttttaattttttaaaaaacataatttcttaatattttattggtatttaatattatttaatatatatatatatatatattaataaatttatctttttttaaatatttagtatcatattaaatataattacattaaaattgagtaaaaaaattaattatatttttagttaagtaGGTATTAccttcaaacatgtttaaacCTATTAAAAATTTCCATGATTTGCTGcttatgtatataaattaaaaagaaaatagtaaatataaatttataattatttaaatttaaattcattaaacttttgcattataaaatatttataaaataaattttttattattttataatttattataaataattcattataaatgaaatttgtaagtattataaatattttttaaaattaaacatattgatGATCAATCTTTTCAATCATAAAATacaatatatcaaatattatgatttgttaaaataacttattatatattttcttataacctgtatatttcatatttattaatatttaaataagtaaaaagagtaaaatataaaataattaacttaacttttaaatcatcaaagatatGAGTATAGTTTTAcaacatataattattattataataattgttcttaaaataatcataacaataatgtgagtaaatttcatatttatataatttctcaCTCACATAATCAATATGAAGTAATGGGTAAAAGCATAACAATAGTTGttcttaaaataatcataacaataatgtgtgttgttttatttatttgacttactaatgatattgttttttttttgtctttgtagaTGAAATTAATGGTGTTGTTCAAAAAGAAGAGGAAGTTGTTATGGATTTTACAGTCCATTTCTctaatgtttaatttcaatagtttagaagtttatttttgataatatttaaatttcaattatcttaatgttgaatgtttattttgaagacttcaatcactttaatattgaatgtttgaatttgatttagtttgatttttatattggattttattttaagttgtttggaataattttatttttttttacaaaaaaaaggtagaaaaaTGAGTCAACCCGCATAACCTATCAATCCATGATGGATCAGGCCAGGCTGACATTTTGTTAGCCCACACAAAAGTGGGTCGAACTAGACTAATCCACTTTTAGCTCAATCCGTTGCGGGCCAACCCACGTGAATTAGACTTACCCGTTTTGACACCTCTAGAAAGGGTGGAAGAAGATTTGTCTCTTTCTCCGCTTCCTATTCACTGCAGTGCTGCTACCCGTTTTTAAtctacaaaaatataatattcattaatgcgcatttaattttatttatcgtAAGTAAATTCTAAATTTGGCCTGATATTCAACGTTATTTTCTGTTTCACCTCTCACGTaacacatttatatattttttcatcccACGATATGATATTGATACGGACTAT encodes:
- the LOC100527885 gene encoding probable prolyl 4-hydroxylase 10, producing the protein MAKPRYSRLPPRKSSSSSTLILTLFLVFTFLVLILLALGILSIPSSSRGNLPKPNDLASIARNTIHTSDDDDVRGEQWVEVVSWEPRAFVYHNFLTKEECEYLIDIAKPNMHKSSVVDSETGKSKDSRVRTSSGTFLARGRDKIVRDIEKRIAHYSFIPVEHGEGLQVLHYEVGQKYEPHYDYFLDDFNTKNGGQRIATVLMYLTDVEEGGETVFPAAKGNFSSVPWWNELSECGKKGLSIKPKRGDALLFWSMKPDATLDPSSLHGGCPVIKGNKWSSTKWMRVSEYKA